From the genome of Kluyveromyces lactis strain NRRL Y-1140 chromosome F complete sequence:
TACTTCTACTTGATTTACCTCTTATGTACACTATTATCCTTACTGTCTTTGTTTACTATCtcaagttttttttttttttcttggtaAACTGTTCCTATCAGCTCCGAGGTCCgatgattcaaaatctttCGAGCCATCAACTTTACATTGTACTTCAAAGTCTTtataaagaagaacttcGGTTAAGAAAGAACATAGATAATATATTCAACTATACAGCTTTCCTCACATTAGACAGGCAGCGAACCGGAAATGTCCAATTATGATGTTGTCATTGTTGGCGCGGGTATATTTGGATTAAGTACTGCTGTGCAATTGGCTCGTTCCAAATATAAAGTTGTGGTGGTTGATaagtttcaaattccatCGCAGTTAAGTGCGTCCTGTGATTATAATAAAATTGTTAGACTAGAGTACAACGATGAAGTCTACGCTGCACTAGCAGTGGAAGCAATGGGATACTGGCACGGTGAAAGTGACAAATTTTTGCCTCGAGGAATGCTGCATGATTGTTACTCTCATTGTGGTAGATTGAGTGCAATTCAAGATAAGAATACAAGCAGATATGCTTTCGATAATGACAGTTTACAACTTCTACAAACAAAGTTTAATAAGTGTAAAACTGTGGAACTACATAAAGAGTTAACTTGTGGTGGTAAGTTCCCTCAGTTTTCTCATAGTCAACGCTACGATGAGATTCGTTACAATCCAGACTGTGGTATTGGTTTGGCTAGGGATTCACTAGTGACCATGAAAAATTATGCTGAATCATTAGGCGTCGTATTTCATGAAAATGATGGAGCCGTGAGTGTGTCAGCGGGCACTGTTCAATGTGAATCTGGCAGAAAATTCCTTGGACACAAAATTATTGTTGCATGTGGTGCTAATACTGTATCACTTCTGCCTATGTATGGTCAGATCAGGGCTACTGGGTTATATGTAGGCCATATTCAACTGACGGACaaagaatatcaaaagtTAAAGGATATTCCAGTGGTCTTCAACAGTAGCTTAGGATATCTGTTCCCTCCAGATAAGCACACCAGGATATTGAAGATTTGCACTAGTGCGATGTCTGCATATGATGATATGAGCAACAAATCAAGAGCGGTCTATCGGGCCCTACAGCCCGATGCGGCACCCAGTGTACCAATAGAGGCAGTCGTGCGTATAAGAACAGTACTAGGTAAATATCTACCGGATCTAGTCTTCGATACCAAAAGAAAGTCAAAGTTAAGGGATATCATTGATTGTAAGATATGCTGGATCAGTGACACATCAAATTCTGACTTCATTATAGACATGATCCCCGACCTGAAAAACGTGTATGTATGTTGTGGAGACTCGGGACATGCTTACAAGTTTCTTCCTAACATCGGAAGCTACGTACAGCAGAAAATAGAAGGAAGATTAGCACCAATACTGGCACACAAGTGGAGGTACAGGGAAAGTGATTGGAACGGTACGGAAATCGAATGGAGAGTAGAACCCGAAAAGAAAGCATTACAAGAAATAGAATGGTACCAAGAAAGTTACGGCACCCCAAGACTGTAACCTTTCCGGCAATTGATATTATGCAGCAACAGAGTAATATATTGCATGGCAATTGTGGATCTGTTGGCAGTAAACCGGTATTTAAATATAAgtaataaagaaaaagaaaaagtatCTACAGCTTGGTACATGTAGTAGTAACACAATCTTGCGTTCAGCGATATGTTCACCCACAGCTTTGCGTTAAACGAAAACGGTACTGCTACTAACCGTGCTTTTGCACCTTGTTTATTGTTTACAACTCATCGGCTCTTCATTATTCAAGGTACGACATTTTTCACCGTTTAACGacaaaattttgaaaatcaacaacattAACTATCTTTCTAAAAATTGACAAACGAAGGATGAATAAACATGTTAATAAGGAACGAAACGAAACGACCAGCCCAGACATATTGAGTGTCTAATTAGCTCTCGTCAATAAGGTACTCGCACATATCTCTTTCACGAAGTAACCGTTGGCAAACTTGATAGAACAGCTGTACGAGGATCAGAAAGGGCCGTTTAATTTTTCCTGTTGGGTTTGATTCAGAACGTATAGACTGTTTTAGCTGTGCTTTCTATACTTCGATAGCTCGGACAACAAGCATACTAGGCCCTGAAAACAGGGATCCCTTTTAAGATAAAGAAGGGTATATAAGTATATCAAGCTGGGCAAGTTAGGACATCTTTATTAATATTAAGGTACCGacttttcattcaatttcaaatattcaaatcaaatacCGCAATACAAGAAGGAAATATACAGTAAACGATGACGGATGGTACTATAGAACATGCTCAGGACCAGTCGTTAATAGACGATGCCTCCACTTTGTTGATGTTCTCTAAAACATCGAATTCAAACGTCAACTCGAGCGATGAGGGTAAAGACGAGTTAAAAGCCGATATACATACACACAAAATGACACCAACTCCTTCCGCTGGAACTGCAAGTCAGGTCGGAAGTCAAGCTGGTAGTCACAGTGGGAGCGCTGGTGATATAAGTATGCATATGAATCCCATGACATCACCGGGCCCTGCATCTGTGGCACTtatcaaagatgatgatgacgatgatcATCTAAAAGGCAGTCCCGTTGACAATGGTATTCATCGCAGCAACTCAAATAGCgaaaagacaaagaaaagcGGGAATAAGAAGGGTATGGTTGCGGCTGCTGCGTTAGCACAAGCAGCTACGATGCCACTACCTCTTAAACGAAAAGCAGAAAACGATAGAAAACCTGCTGCGAACAACAGCGTGCCAATGCCTAGATCAGGTGCCGAGGAAAAATCTCCTTCAAAGCAAGCAAAGAGCGAAGATAAAGTGGTGGAACAAGAAGATagtttcaaagaagctgtagaggaacaaaaacttgaaaaatctgaaaCGGATAGGTTTTCTTCGGTTCCCGAATCTTATGTTGTTGATCCAGATGCTGGTATAATAACGTGCATCTGTGGctatgaagatgatgatggaTTTACTATACAATGCGACCATTGTTTCCGTTGGCAACATGCTATATGCTATGGAATTGAACATGAAAAAGATGCCCCAGATGACTTTCTGTGCAACATCTGCAATTCTAGGTTTGTAGATGTAAAGCtagcaaagaagaaacaacaagaaaggATCAGAAATGCTCAGAATAAGAAGCGTAGACGCACGGCAAATGGCAACATAAAAGAGGTGAAGACAAAAGAGGCCACGTCTGGTACGAAAGACTCACGGAATCCAGGTACTTCTGAAGCGACGGACCATCGTATAGAACCAGAGGCCATTCCATCCGCAGATCCTCTTACGAACATTGTTTTAATAAATGCTAAAGAAGCTTATCCTACAGTGTATCTCCCTTTGACTTCAAATGATTACAAAGATAAATACGTTGAACTTTTCGTAAAAGACCACGCTGATGACGACTGGGTTATACCTTATCATAAATTAACGTTCAAACCTATTCCGATTGAAATTAAACCATATTCTGACAGTAATCACTCAAGATTGTTCCCTGGATACCCCAAGTTAGCTGTATACTTGAAGCAAGGATGTGATGAAGGAGACTACATCGATGAATTCTTAGGAGAGATTGATTTCCAAAGGAAATACTTAGAAGATCCAAGAAATAACTATAGAGTCTGGGGAACTGCAAAACCTAAAGTCATTATTCATCCCCACTGGCCGATTTATATTGATGCCAGGTTAAGTGGAAATTTAACGAGATACTTGAGACGATCATGCAATCCCAATGTTGAACTAGTCACAATCAAATTGACTAATTCCAATAACCAGGATGAGATAAAGTTCGTTCTTAGAGCTCTAAGATTCATTGATAAAGGTGAAGAACTTCACATCAAATGGGACTGGGACCTGAGACATCCAATATGGAAGTTAATAAATCATAATGAGAGCATAGATTCCATTGAAGAGCCACAAAGGTATCTTTTCATACATTCCATAGACACCATTCTAGGAAGTTGTGATTGTGCCTGTGGAAGTAATAGTAAAGATTGTTACTTGCTGAAAATCAAACGCCATTCTCAATCACTCTATAGATCAgtcaaatcaaaaatgaaTAATCGATACAAGCTTAACGAAATATTACACGGAAACAAATTGCAAACCAAAAAACAGTCATCTATTCTCAGTAAATTAGCGCATGCCACAATCTCAGACGCAGCAAGGGCCAATGAATTTCTACTTAAATTCAATGCCGTTAAGCTAAAGATGTTAGAACCGGTCTCTGACACTGTACAGAAGAAGTCTTTCCATACGAACGCTGGGAGTATCAGAGGGAACAAATACAGGGTTTCAGTGACGGAGTCCAAAAACAGGGTTGACCCCCTTAAAGAAAGTCtttcattcatttcagATCCTTCTAAGTTCGATGAATCACAGATTAAACACCCAGCCGATCTTCCTATTCCCATACAGACAATAAGTACTGAAGATAACCCTCCAACTGACACCACCATAACAAATATAACCGAAACTATATCAAACCAAGGACAAACTAGTGTCACTTCCGATTCTAATAGCATTAAAAATTCGTTGAAGCGTGGAATAGACAGCGTTCCCGGCCCTTCGTCTACTATCCACCAAGCTcagatgaaaaagaaattatcgTTTGCTGAttataagaaaaaaatcaaaccTGCTTAACGGATGACTTCCTTGGTATCGAAACCTTCATTAGCACGcaaacttttttttcagttcgGGATGTACCTATAGGTAGTCAGCGGTGGTAATAAACGGGGAGAGTGTACTTAACAATTTAGCCTCCTTCTCATAAAATGAACTTTTTTTTGCGAGTTATTTAGGAATTTGGACGGTGGGTTCGATTTGCTTTATCGATATATGTTGGAAAACTAGTCTATACTTTTCTATTATTTATTTACATTGTTTATAATTAACCAAGAACTGACTACTTCTTAGGTATTCTCTCAGAAAAGCGTATTTGCCTTAGATAAATgcttttctcttttgttgAGTAAGGGTTGGGATAAAACATCCCAACCTTTGAGaatttcaagttcttcttgCATAGTTTTCTTGTATTgaaagttttccaaaatggGTTCCAACTCGAATAGAGCTGGAGTAGCTTTAGAGGACTTCTTAGAACCAGATCTTAACCCAGATTTTAAAACTCTACCTTGTCTCCAAGAATCTGTCCAATAGATGGCTGCAGCATTCTCGTTTGTCATTCCTACTTGCTTTTTGAGGCCACTCAACAAAATGTCAATGTTGTTAGTAGGGGTTGTAGTGTAGTGTGTGtagaattgatattttccCTGTAGGTTCAAAAGATACAACAGAAAATCTGCTTGAATCACAGGGTCCACTAGATTGTTTTTAACGCACCCACATAAACTGAGTGATAGCATTCTTTGCTTGCTCATTGCTTTGGCAGGTAAAGATATTCCAGGCGTATCATATAGAAACAACCCTCCTTTATAATCACTGATTCTGATACATTCACTAGTGTTCCTGGTGACACCTGCCTGATCACCTGTCTTCGCAACCTTCTTGGGTTTGCTTCCATCCGAATGATCCAAGCCTGCATATCCAGTAAATCTTAAACTATTAACGAGTGTTGATTTCCCAACATTAGGCATGCCGCCAATTAGCATTCTATAACCCAGTGGTAGTCCCACAGTCTTCTTCCCCGGATCATTTTTCTGGAGAAACTTATCATACTTCCATTTTAATATATGTAAGAGATCTTTAGCGCCCTTTTTGCTTCTTCCATCTATCATGATATATTGTTCGTCCATTTCCTTATGCCATTTATTTAATGATGCAATAATAGCAGGATCGCATTGATCAGTTTTGGTGTAAACTACTAGTCTGTcaactttcttttctaaGGACAAGTAATCGAATATGAGGTTCCTAGTGGCTATTGGAGCCCGGCTGTCTCGAAGTTCAACTAGAAGATTAAGCTGAGGAAGGAGATTTTGAGCTCTTTGTATAGCTTTCTTTTGATGTCCTTTGAAGTCACTTGTTGGTATATTGAAATCTGGGAATACCATTCTTGGTACAAATGTAGACTGCAGCCGTCTACCTGAGTATTTGACACATTTTACCGAAACGTTCATATCTTCCAATACAGTAAGTTTGTGAACAACTATTACAGTTAATGGAGTTGTCGTTAATGTTTATGACAAAGAAGTAATCAGTAGTTTGTCAACTTTCTTTTGGTGAATCATGATAGGTGATCATTAAAGCTTCTTTCAACATGAGAATTACTTTTTACTGCGTTCAGAACAAGAACTTTGAAAATACTCGATGAGCTCATgaaaagaggaaaaacTCAATCATTGTTTCAGACTTTGCAGCAACGTCTAGTGAACTTAGAACCTCTTGACTGTACAGCAATGCCCTTGGTTTTACTAACTGGTTTTCCGAGTAGCGGTAAAACAACTGTGGCCAAGAAACTCGTCACGTTACTACAGGAAACTATCGATTCCAACGATAAACTGTCAAACTATTCTGTTGTATACCATTCAGATGAAACCTTAAACATATCTCACGATGATTATATTGGGtcaaatgaagaaagaagggCAAGATCTAAGATTATGTCTGTGGTGAAGAGAGATCTTTCTCGTCAGAAAGTCGTCATTGTTGATTCGTTGAATTACATAAAAGGATTCCGGTATCAATTGCACTGTGAAGTGAAAAACGTGATGACAACGTATTGTTTGATCCACACGGTATGCCCAATGAGCAACTTGGTTGAATGGAATGAGAAAGAGACTGATTTGCATAAACCTTGGGAAagcaattttttgaatgCTCTTATTCAAAGGTATGAAGAACCAAACCCTCAAACAAGGTGGGATTCTCCATTATTCACTATATTGACGTCTCAAGATGACATCAGTACCCTATACACAGATATTAGTAAGGCAATATTCCCAACCGTGTTCAAACCGGCAACGAATGATAGAGATACTGAGAAGATCCTGCAACAATTAAAGCCAAACAATGCCACGATATTGAAGGCTGCCTCTCACACTAACTCTTTGCAAATACTTGACTCCGAGGCCAGTAGTGTCATAAAGAttataatgaaatatatgCAGCAAAATGTGGTCAGTGGTGGCACTTCAAGAATAATTCTTACTCCTGAGAATACTGATTTAAACGATCCAAACTGTCTTTATGTCGATCTCTCACTACAAAATTGCTCCATGCCTCAATTACAAAGAATAAAACGTCAATTTGTTGCAATGAATAGATTAAGAAACTTAGAGCAAGATAGAGTAAAACCGTTATTCgttgaatatttgaacaaaCATTTGAATGTCtgaattcttcaactcATGGCAACACTTAAAGCGCTTTGATCGACATAATCTTTCACATGAACACTTATCTCACATTAAAATAATGAAGGAAATTTCCTTCCAGAATAATATCATATCTGTCTATAAACTATTTACAGCTTTAGTAGCTTCTTAATATTGGTATGACTACCATCCACCCGGTCAAGTAACTTCGATAGTGACGCTTTTAAGTCATCACTTATCACCAATTTACTTCTATGAATCCATAACAAATGACCATTATCCACTATATCTGATAAAATGACTTTGTCATTCTTGTTTAATAATGATTTTATGAAGAAATCCCATACGTTACTATCGACAGCACTCTCACACAAGCATTGTTTCCAAAATTTAAACAAAGTCGGCCAGTTTTCACTTTCTACCAAAGTCgttattatttcttttatcaCGTCATTTGTTAATGATCTTACCTCAAATTCATTTGTGATGAGATTGACATACTCGTAAAGTGAGTTAAGGTTAGTGTTTTCGGTATGCATTGACTTAACTAAAAGTTTGATGACCCTGGGATCATGGACAACCTTAGGATCACTATATTGATATGACTGTAAGGCCTTGAGAATCCACATATTCACACTTATCAGCTGGTTATAGCTTTTCGAAAGTTTGAGATGTTGAATgcaaatttcaagaaagcCAATTAACTCCTCTCTTGTCGGCTGACATAATGCCAATTGCTTAAACCTaaaaaaatcattgatgaaatagTTTAGTTCTCTGTTAAACTCTTTGATTGTACTGGCATCTAACTGAGTATTTTCTTCTATgttatttcttttggaaatgtAAAGTAACTGGAAAAACTTGAACCTTGCACCCCAGTACTCATAGTCTAACGGACCTTCGGTTGGTGTGGCTTCATTAAATAGCTTTATCCAATTTTCGGCATCAAGTTCTATATGGTTTGGTAAACGTCCGAGAGCAGATGCTATAACATGGTAAGgctttttttcttcttttatcAGTTTTGAAGCGGAATCTAGGTCCTGGATTGTAAGAGCTTCCAAGAACGTTGGTTTCGGAGATTCTCCCACGGTAGAATAGTATCTTTTCGtatttttcatcatcaactttCTTAATCCAAGTAAAACatcatcctcttcttccgCTGGTGGGTTTAAATTGATTTGCTTCTTGTACTGGTCAAGCTCCTCAACACGACAATACAACTCCtccaaattcaaatcatctCTTCTTTCCTCAGTCATTATATTGATAAACAGCCCATCAACGTTAGAATCTATCAAACACCAGCCACTTTCATCATTCTCTATCTTGGCTATTTTGCCCAAATTAGTTTTCCTGCCTAGACGCCTTTGTCTC
Proteins encoded in this window:
- a CDS encoding NAD(P)/FAD-dependent oxidoreductase (conserved hypothetical protein) encodes the protein MSNYDVVIVGAGIFGLSTAVQLARSKYKVVVVDKFQIPSQLSASCDYNKIVRLEYNDEVYAALAVEAMGYWHGESDKFLPRGMLHDCYSHCGRLSAIQDKNTSRYAFDNDSLQLLQTKFNKCKTVELHKELTCGGKFPQFSHSQRYDEIRYNPDCGIGLARDSLVTMKNYAESLGVVFHENDGAVSVSAGTVQCESGRKFLGHKIIVACGANTVSLLPMYGQIRATGLYVGHIQLTDKEYQKLKDIPVVFNSSLGYLFPPDKHTRILKICTSAMSAYDDMSNKSRAVYRALQPDAAPSVPIEAVVRIRTVLGKYLPDLVFDTKRKSKLRDIIDCKICWISDTSNSDFIIDMIPDLKNVYVCCGDSGHAYKFLPNIGSYVQQKIEGRLAPILAHKWRYRESDWNGTEIEWRVEPEKKALQEIEWYQESYGTPRL
- a CDS encoding uncharacterized protein (similar to uniprot|P36124 Saccharomyces cerevisiae YKR029C SET3), encoding MTDGTIEHAQDQSLIDDASTLLMFSKTSNSNVNSSDEGKDELKADIHTHKMTPTPSAGTASQVGSQAGSHSGSAGDISMHMNPMTSPGPASVALIKDDDDDDHLKGSPVDNGIHRSNSNSEKTKKSGNKKGMVAAAALAQAATMPLPLKRKAENDRKPAANNSVPMPRSGAEEKSPSKQAKSEDKVVEQEDSFKEAVEEQKLEKSETDRFSSVPESYVVDPDAGIITCICGYEDDDGFTIQCDHCFRWQHAICYGIEHEKDAPDDFLCNICNSRFVDVKLAKKKQQERIRNAQNKKRRRTANGNIKEVKTKEATSGTKDSRNPGTSEATDHRIEPEAIPSADPLTNIVLINAKEAYPTVYLPLTSNDYKDKYVELFVKDHADDDWVIPYHKLTFKPIPIEIKPYSDSNHSRLFPGYPKLAVYLKQGCDEGDYIDEFLGEIDFQRKYLEDPRNNYRVWGTAKPKVIIHPHWPIYIDARLSGNLTRYLRRSCNPNVELVTIKLTNSNNQDEIKFVLRALRFIDKGEELHIKWDWDLRHPIWKLINHNESIDSIEEPQRYLFIHSIDTILGSCDCACGSNSKDCYLLKIKRHSQSLYRSVKSKMNNRYKLNEILHGNKLQTKKQSSILSKLAHATISDAARANEFLLKFNAVKLKMLEPVSDTVQKKSFHTNAGSIRGNKYRVSVTESKNRVDPLKESLSFISDPSKFDESQIKHPADLPIPIQTISTEDNPPTDTTITNITETISNQGQTSVTSDSNSIKNSLKRGIDSVPGPSSTIHQAQMKKKLSFADYKKKIKPA
- the MTG1 gene encoding putative GTPase MTG1 (similar to uniprot|Q03151 Saccharomyces cerevisiae YMR097C MTG1 Peripheral GTPase of the mitochondrial inner membrane) is translated as MNVSVKCVKYSGRRLQSTFVPRMVFPDFNIPTSDFKGHQKKAIQRAQNLLPQLNLLVELRDSRAPIATRNLIFDYLSLEKKVDRLVVYTKTDQCDPAIIASLNKWHKEMDEQYIMIDGRSKKGAKDLLHILKWKYDKFLQKNDPGKKTVGLPLGYRMLIGGMPNVGKSTLVNSLRFTGYAGLDHSDGSKPKKVAKTGDQAGVTRNTSECIRISDYKGGLFLYDTPGISLPAKAMSKQRMLSLSLCGCVKNNLVDPVIQADFLLYLLNLQGKYQFYTHYTTTPTNNIDILLSGLKKQVGMTNENAAAIYWTDSWRQGRVLKSGLRSGSKKSSKATPALFELEPILENFQYKKTMQEELEILKGWDVLSQPLLNKREKHLSKANTLF
- the KTI12 gene encoding Kti12p (similar to uniprot|P34253 Saccharomyces cerevisiae YKL110C KTI12 Protein associated with the RNA polymerase II Elongator complex involved in sensitivity to G1 arrest induced by Kluyveromyces lactis toxin zymocin), with the protein product MKRGKTQSLFQTLQQRLVNLEPLDCTAMPLVLLTGFPSSGKTTVAKKLVTLLQETIDSNDKLSNYSVVYHSDETLNISHDDYIGSNEERRARSKIMSVVKRDLSRQKVVIVDSLNYIKGFRYQLHCEVKNVMTTYCLIHTVCPMSNLVEWNEKETDLHKPWESNFLNALIQRYEEPNPQTRWDSPLFTILTSQDDISTLYTDISKAIFPTVFKPATNDRDTEKILQQLKPNNATILKAASHTNSLQILDSEASSVIKIIMKYMQQNVVSGGTSRIILTPENTDLNDPNCLYVDLSLQNCSMPQLQRIKRQFVAMNRLRNLEQDRVKPLFVEYLNKHLNV
- the ATP25 gene encoding Atp25p (weakly similar to uniprot|Q03153 Saccharomyces cerevisiae YMR098C Hypothetical ORF), whose protein sequence is MHRSYAVLLRNNVARLCYRPGSTLFIRNFTTRHSLRQSKPWYLDISENKEEDSNSPFIKPIRFPPTEIPASLETISKYLNDKLAVTDIVVFDTAHSSSATSIQSMASYVLIGTVKSFRHLQNCNDELIKFIKETFDEVPKSEGLVTSGILRKRQRRLGRKTNLGKIAKIENDESGWCLIDSNVDGLFINIMTEERRDDLNLEELYCRVEELDQYKKQINLNPPAEEEDDVLLGLRKLMMKNTKRYYSTVGESPKPTFLEALTIQDLDSASKLIKEEKKPYHVIASALGRLPNHIELDAENWIKLFNEATPTEGPLDYEYWGARFKFFQLLYISKRNNIEENTQLDASTIKEFNRELNYFINDFFRFKQLALCQPTREELIGFLEICIQHLKLSKSYNQLISVNMWILKALQSYQYSDPKVVHDPRVIKLLVKSMHTENTNLNSLYEYVNLITNEFEVRSLTNDVIKEIITTLVESENWPTLFKFWKQCLCESAVDSNVWDFFIKSLLNKNDKVILSDIVDNGHLLWIHRSKLVISDDLKASLSKLLDRVDGSHTNIKKLLKL